The nucleotide sequence ccgtggatttgcttactgtcccccttccagtcattaattcaaatttgatcatattatgatcactgttgtcaagcagccccaccaccgttacctctctcaccaaatcctgtgctccactgagaattagatctaaaattgttccctctctcatcggttcctgaaccaattgctccataaagctatcatttattccatccaggaactttatctctctagcatgtcccgatgatacatttacccagtcaatattggggtaattgaaatctcccattattaccgcactaccaatttggttagcttccctaatttctcttagcatttcactgtcagtctcaccattttgaccaggtggacggtagtatactcctatcattatagtcttccccgaaacacatgggatttctacccataaagattcaattgtggatttagtctcatgcaggatttttatcctgtgggactctatgccatcccggacataaagtgccacactgcctcccaggtgctcctctctgtcattgcgatataatttgtacccaagtatagcactatcccattggttgtcctccttccaccatgtctctgagaagccaattaagtctatgtcatcattcactgctatacattctaattctcccatcttacttcttagacttctgccattagcatataaacatttcaaaatttgttttttgtttgtattttcattcagctttttaattgatagggacaAGTTAGAATAATCGAATCaacaactatgacggccgacctaacccttccctcctgggctgtaggccttggggagatttCCTCAGTGCGAAATACATTGTGGCTCACTCCACTTTTAAATGCACCAATAATTCATGGACGCCAGCAGTGAAGTAGGGCCATGCTGGCCATTAGAACCCTTATCTCAGTACTCTGGAAGGCCATGTAGTCTTGGCTTTCCTAGGACCTCAATAAGCAGGCTGCTGCATCACTGCTGATTTACTTTAGAGAGGGTTTTGTAATCCCTTACTTACTCGGACCCACAGACCAGGTCTGACCAAGCTAACTCTAGGTCATCCAGCCATTTCTCATATATCATTAGAAATAAATTGACAAATAGCCCCAGCAGGGATGAATCAGTGGTTCATTCCTGATCTGTCCTGTCTAGGAGATTATTGTCTACTCTTTGCAGTGGTTCCGAAAAAATGACCCTGGGAAATTCAGATTGATACAAAATTTATCATAACCCCAGGGTACATTGGTCAATAATTTCATACCCCCAGAAGAATTCTCTGTCCATTATGCATCTTATATTAGCACTCTTCTTCTATCAAAGGAGTGTTGTCATGGTGCACTCATAACCAAAGGTGATACTGAGTCAGCATTCCACCTCCTTCCTATGCACActctttgtttttccatttttagtTTCTTACTTTGAGAGGGCATATAAACAAGACAGGTGCAAACCAATGGGCTGTTCCCTCTCATCTGTTTAATTTGAGATTTGAGTTCATTTATATATTGGGTGATGGTGTAGCGAGGGGGCTTAGACAGAATAGTGCATTATTTGAATGACTTCTTATCTGCGGGCCCTAGGAATAGTATGCCCTTAACCAAGCACTTACAACTATTTGAAGAAGTTACACAAGAATTTAGGATCCCACTAGCTGAGGATAAGATGCAATCCCCCTCCATGAAATCCTAGGCATTGGGCTACACTAAGAGCTTATGTTGTGTAGGTTACCAAAGGAAAAGATTTCTCAGCTTTATCGATCATTGAACGAAACATATCAGGCATCTAAGGTCATGCTTAGTCTTAACTGGATAGGCTCATAACTTTGGCTCCTACCCAGAATCATGTCGGCCAGTTACCCATGAAAAACTTACCATTCTTTGACACTCTCTGCTGGAGGTCGCAATATCAGCTTTTGAGGTGGCACTCTTTTGGGCAGCATTCTCATTAGCCTTCTTTGTAGTGTTGTGAGTGGGTGAACTAGTGGCAAATACTAGTATGTTTCAGATCAGTCCCCGTGTTAGTGTCTGTTAACATTACTGATGACTGCTTGACTTTAGTAATGCAGTGATCCAAGCCAGACTAGTACGGAGAGGGTGAACAAATTTCGTTTGCGGCTGTGCCTGGCCTACCAGCTTGCCCTCTACATAATGTCAGGTCTGCTTAGCATTCAATCCAGCTAGAGGGCAGTACTTTCTTTTATATAAAAGTCTCCACCAACTCAATCATTTCCATTTTGCAACAATATTTACGTGGATGCTTGTCATGATGGGTATCCAGTCCGAATAATAAGGTATACAATTTTTCAAGATTGGAGCAGCCTCTAGTGCCACTTCTTCAAGTGCTCCTGTTCGAGTTATACAGCAGCTTGGTAGGTGGGACTTGCTGTATATCTATGTTACATAGTTATATAaccaacatatatatatatatatatatatatatatatatatatatatatatatatataaagatctATATATATGAAGGCTGGCACCCTGGGAAGCGCTGGCTGTTAATTTCTACCAATTGGTTCTCCATGGGATTTGCTATACAGAATGGTACAGTTTGGATCCTGGATCACTCCTTCATCTCCTGGTCTAAGAGTACAAAATGGATGAATCCACACCTGGGGAGCCAGATGAGAAAGAAGTTGCAGTTGCAAGTTCAGTGAATCAATAGGGGCGACATGATCCCCTTTTATGCCACTTGTTGATGAGCCCTCTACCCTGTGGAGATTACCCAGGTGTTCTGGTGAAACACAATGTGAGAAATTTCACTTGCTGAGATATATAATTGGTAATTTGGCAATCACTTCACTTTGGATGCTGGATCTTGCATTattttatacaaaattattcccagTTTTATGTTCACACATTCAAGACTCTGAACAAGGGGAGCTGTTAAGATCAACAGTCAATGGGAAAGGCAATCATCTTGATTGGTGGTCAACACGTGCATCATAATTGACTTGAAATTTCTTGTTCTGGTCTGTTTGAACATGATGGAATGCACCTCTCAGGTTTGAGaatgagtctttttctgaatgccCTGTGAAAAGTGCTAGTCAACTAGGGGTAGAAGTTGAGAGGTTTAGCCACCGCAatatatggtggtggtggtggtggggagggctTCCTCCTTCTAAGGGTAAGGTCATACCCTGAGGTCAGGAAAGGACAACTGTATGGTGGGTAGTTGAGAATTTGAAGTAGAGGTATCTGGTAGGCCAGCATACCATGGACTATCGCTAAGACAATGATTCAGAGTTAGAAGCCCAGATGGTCTATGGCTCTAGCATCTGAGAAGCAAGGCCTTGCAATACATGGCAGAACTTAGGGATTCATACTTTGGGCAGGAGCAGGCCACAATACTGAAACAGGGCCTGGACAAGGTGCCACTTGGTCAGCTGAAAAAGTGCATGTTGGTTACTAGATCCCTGCAGACAATAATTAATGAACACATGCTGGGTCAAAGGGCCTCTGGGAAAGGAGGGAAGTGGCTAAGGGCAAAAGCTCAAAACCTACCTACCTGTATTAGATTTGGTTGTAATCAGCTAATAAAGCTGTAGCTAATTATGCAAAAGTGACTAAGTGTTGGCATCAAAGAATTACCCTGGAAGAGTATGGTTTTGGGCCTGGAGGAGCAAGGTAGGCCTTAGGGGGGTTACAATTCCACATGCCCCAgttacttgtatttttttttgtttggtgaagAATGCCTCATAACTGAAGCACTGAATACGAAAGAGGTTATAACCATATTAAGCTTCCACCAACTAGATATAATCAGGCAGTCCGTTGCGGGGCTCATTTATCAAAGGTTAACAATGtgtaaacttttttattttttcagaagtTTACCAACTAGCATTTAGTTAGTGATGAAATCAGCAAAGGGTTCACTAAAAATTGCAAATTGCCTGCAATTTGTGACTTCTTGCCTTGCATCTTTTTTATACTATTATTTATCGAAAGGTGAAGCAGTTCATgaatctaaattttaaaaaagtatgggCTGGAACAAGCATAAACATTGCATAATACCATTTCTGCATGTTTAGTGTGGCAGAGGTGCTTGTTCTGAATACCACATTTACTGGTGGTGTCAAGCAAAGgcaaattgtatttttttaattcaaattttgAGAATGGCTTTACAAAACTGTGTACATCAGTAAAGATGTATTGACTTCTTGCCTGCTTGTCTTCTTTTTTGGAAAGACATTTTACTGTTCTTCTTTCACTGAGGAGGTAGGCGAGAGTGCTGGCCTTGTACCTACTCATTTTAAACAGTGCTTGAATTGCACTGTTTCATTCATTTAGAACCACATAATTAAATACATCTGGTGCCAAATTACCCATGTATGACTATGCACTATGCAAGACAATTTAGCATTAGTAGAGGTATGATAAATGAGCCTCTATGGGTCAGatgtatttaaaagtttttgccATTTTATGTTTATGGAAGAAAAGCTTATGGTCCTATGTGTACCAAGCATGGTACACATAGGACACATAGATTTGCCACAGATACCTCAGTAGGTTATGACTCAAGTCTCAAGGAGAACTGTAGCAGCTGTATTAACTGCAACCACTGTGGCCTTTTCACTTCAATTTTCACATTTAAATTGGAATAAGAGACAAGCAAAGCTAAAGGATCTAGTATCCGCTAGGGCATTCCTAAGGTCTTTTATACCAAAGCTATAATAAGTAAATGTTGCAGCAGCTTAAGGGTCAAATTTAGGTTTGGAGCAAAAGAAGGTCAAAAAGTACCAATCTCCTGCAAGCCAGTTTGCTTGTATAATTTTGCAATAGTGCACCTTTTGCACATGGTTATACTTTTCTGTGACTTCTGGAAGGTTAAAGAAATCCACAGGACAAAAATATACACTAAGCAAGCAAAACCTTCCTCAGAATATCCTCTGTGTTTTGCTTCAAAGTCCTAATTTTAAGAAATGCCAACAGTTCCAGAGCACTTTTTGCACAATTTTAGTTCCAAAATGTGCTTCTGTGCTAATTTTTTCCTTCCTGGAAAGTGCAGGAAATTAAAATATTTGAGCAAATGAGTCATAATTTCTGTTCTCGAGAGTTACTTTGAATTTTGTCCTCCAATGAAACTTCCTCATTGCTACATATATGTAATGGATCCGTTTTTGAAGGAGGCAAATCAATACTTGAGCACATGTCCGAGTTGCCCACTTCTGTCAGCTGGGCTATTTATACACTTATTTCTGCTTAGTGCACAAATTCATTAAATGTATATGACTATTTATGAAATAATTTGACATATAAATACATGTGTGCAAAAGGTTAAAATGAGTGATAATTACTTAGAGACAGATGTACTAATCCACAGTATTTACTGCTGGTATGTGGCCATTTGTATAGTTTTGCTGAGGATGCAAATAGCTCCAAGCTCATTAGCATCTCTAGCAAAATTGCATGAGaccttttttttgtgtgcattgcTGTGGCCAGGAACTTTTTATGTTTCTGGCCAGAGTGACACATGAGCCTGGCCCAGGAAGAGTCATTTCGTGTGAACTTAAAGAAGACCTGCAGTCAATGTGAGGTTCCCCCTGACCACTCCCAAGTTCTGCAGAAATTGCTTGGTGGTTGAGTGGCCCCTTCCACGTCAACCCGAGCCCCTCTCGAACCATAGATGTTAGAAGCCCTGCCCCCGTGTCACCCTGCCTCCTTGGTCCCTAAAATTCATGCAGATTCCACATTAGGGGTCAACCCCTCATGCCCCCAAAAGTGTACCTCATTGGAGGGGTGGTCTTCGGTGGGCAGGCGTGAGCCCTATTTGGTCCTGTTCATTAGTAGCTGGTTCTATGTGTCAAAGGAGCTCCTGAGGTCTACTGGGACCTTTTTGGAAACAGGCGCTGATGAGACAGGATTGAGTGAATATTTTTTCTACCCCAGGAAGGATAATTCTTTAGGTAAACTTTTGGGGGCACAGGGAATAGGAGGAGGGGATATTGACCTTAATAGTAATTAGTATGATGTTGGGGGACAAGGGGATGGGGAAAGGGGTGGGACTTCTAAATGAAGTATTAATTTAACATTTAGGATGTGTGAGGGGCTTGGGGTCAGGTGTGgggccactagactaccaggcaATTTGCACTATACTTGGGGGTACTTAAGATGGGTTGCAAGGCTCCTTTAAATCCCCATGGCAGTTCACATAAATCACTCTTCCTGGGCCTGGCCTAAAAAAATAACACCTATCTTGAGGTGTAGTTTTCTTTTCTGTGAAAAATCAGCCCACAAATTATTTTTGCATGCCCATTTTTGGAATGCTGCCCACCAATACGCtgttttgcatgatttttcaTCTCAGTAGCTTAGTACTGGGGATTTGAAAAAACCTTTGCGCTTAGCGGACCACATGCAAACATTTGCTATTAAGAAGCAGACATTTGTAAATGTTTTTCACAAAAGGAGTTTTCACAAAAAAATATCACGCAAAGCATCCACACTTTCACATTTTTGTGCGTTTGTGGATGTTTTGTGAAATTTTTTATGCAAAGAGCTGTTTTGTGAAAAAGCTTTGcaatttagtacattggcctcttaATCGTTTATTTTGCTGACTAAGGGTATTATAAATCATTAAATCATTTTCTTGCATGTATTTTGTAGATAACATTAAATTAAACAGACTGCGATATAATACAAGTTCTCTTACACGACTTCAAATTTTACAGATGGTCAAACAAAAGAATTAAGCATGTTTATACAGTTGAAGACCATGGCAAGAAAAATAGCACAGACAGTTGCAGtctgttacaaattaattgatGAGAAATAAGCAATTAGGTTTTCTGATAGTTTAAATGGCTAGAAACAGCTAACCACTGCTTTCATTTCAATTTATAAGTGGGGGTGGCCAAAGCcaaaatgatgatgatgaaagcCTTGCCCATGTAAGATGGGATGAAACAAAGGATGAAAATATATGGAAGCTGAAGCTCCTGTACTGAGATGTGGCGCTATCAAAGTTGGTATAAGTGCTGTTTGTGGCAATGACTGCAGGGTCAGCTGGGATGGATGGATGGCTGCGGTAGAGAGCAAATGTATCGGGTGCCCTGACAGGAAAGTAGGATGGGTAGGAATGATGGTTGGTGTTAAGGGTGAAAGTGAAATAGGCATGaaatgtgagtgagaatggggaTAGATGTGAGTCAAAGGTAAATGGCTGTTATGATGATGGACTGAAGCTGAGCAAGCATAATGCTGCAGAAGTGCATGGCGGATCGTGGTTATGGAAGCGTGCTGCTGAATAGGAACTGGCTGAAGTGCTGATGCTGCTGTTGTGGAGAAGGCAGCTGATCCTGTAGTAGGCAAAACTTTAAGATGCTTTGAGAAGAACTCTTTCTGCATGTGCTGCTGGGCCTGCCGCTGCAGTAACCTGTATTTGTCTATTTCATCAGGTGAAAATGTTATAGGATGTGTAGCTAAGGGAGAGACTGATTTATTACAATCTTGTAGCTCATGGTCTATACCAATATAGTTCTGCATAGTTCTGTCATAACAGAGATGTGGATTTCCTTCCCTCGGACTTGAGCGAATGTTTTCTTCatgcagtctgatttgttcttcTTTGGTGTCTGTTGAATCAGTTGCAGTAGAATAACTTttagattgaaaagcaccaggGAAATCATCGGGAACTGGGTCACAGTTTTGTATAAAAGGTTGCATTTGGCTAATTAAGGGATTTGATTGTCCCTCTACAGCTGTCTGAATTTCTGTGCTCACATAATGACATCCAGTTCCTATGCGAATTATGTCTTTAAAAAGACAACTATCATAATCAGTATGTGTAGTCACAGTTAGTTCATATTTTTGTGACTCTCCAACCCTATTTTTGATGACCCCATTTACAGTTGTGCTAGCTTCATCATTATCCATGCCATCTTCATTTACAACGGGTACTTTCTCATGTACAGGTAGAATTGTTGTATCACTTACCGACGGTGGAAGTTTAACAGTGAAGTAATTCTGTGAATAGTTTTTCATCTGCATCCTGCAGTTTTCTGAAAATCCTTCATGAGTGTttgctgtttcttcttttttggacTGCATTCTTTTTGAAAGTAACTTGACTGTTGATGACTTGTTTTCATCCACTGCAATTTTTCCCAATGAATTTACTGAGAGTCTGTTTTCATAGTTTCTTGAGTAGAAGGCAGAATTTGGAATGTTACTGTGCAATGGGTCCTCTTTTCTCACAGTACCGTCATAGTTATCTGCACCAATGTTACTCTCCCTGTTGCTCTTGTGCAAAGAATACACTTTTGAATTTTGGAAAGATCCTGAACTGTTACATCTTGATCGCCTGTAGCCAGACCTTTCACAACTGCTAGCCTGTCGCAAGTGTGACTTTTCTGAGAAATGCCTCCCTCTACCATCACTGTACTTATTATTATAATATGGGTGACTATTTCTGTGCTGCTTTGATTTACATTTGTGGTGAGGATGGCTTTGCCTGGAATTCTTTTTAGATGCTTTGTGCTTTCGAGTTATAATGACatccttttctttactttttctagCTCTTTGACTTGATGTATTAAACATTTGGTCTTCCTTGTTATCATCTGAAGACAGTGTAGAgttgtgctttctgttcctgCACCCTTCCATTGATTTGTGTGTTCTCTCACAGAAAAAGGGCATGTGATGTCTACTTTTGTGGTCACTGGATCTGCGATCAGAACATGTATTTGCATAACTAGATGTGGCACTGCCATTGGAAGTGTCCAAATAAGTAGAATGCCATCcagaatacatttttaaagaagACAAGTGTctccagttttgtaaagaacttcCATCACTTTCACAACCTAAGTACCTGCTGTGAGAATTTGATTTATCACCAAAACAACCACATGGCTCATTTTCACAGTCATTTATATCATTACTGTATTCATATTGTTTTAGGCTGGATTTGCAGTACTCTTGTGTATCATACTTATCTTCTGAACTAACTAGACCAAGATGTGATTGTTTTGGCTTCTTAGCTTTACAGTCTAAAGAAGAAAATGAATTTTTGTCATTTATACCACTTAATACTGTTTTTTCACAATCATctaaatgtctctttgaacatcctttttgttttgaggaatgAGAAGAATTATGTGCAACCAAAGCTTTCTGTGAGATATCAAGGTACATAGACACATtagattcatttttatttaaatattttgaattgTTTAATCCACTTTCTTTAGCTTCTTTATTATTTGTGTTTGATTCAAAGTTTTTTGGGGACAATTTATCTAatgaacattttgttttctttggtttCAAAGACTCATCATCTTTTTCAATTGACGTGTCCGTGTCGCTAATTAAAGCTGAATCTTCATTCTCAACCATGATCTTATTTTTTAAGTATTCCCCATTGCTGTCTGTGTTTGCTTCATCATTTGTggtagtttttgtatttttgaaaagtttaaaatcaaaatataatggATTACAGCCATAGGAAATTGTAGGTTGGGTTTTTGTAAATAGA is from Rhinatrema bivittatum chromosome 2, aRhiBiv1.1, whole genome shotgun sequence and encodes:
- the ZNF804B gene encoding zinc finger protein 804B, with translation MACYYLVISSTHLSNGHFRGIKGVFRGPLHRNGTSLPGYAEKEKAITNALEDLKANFYCELCDKQYHKHQEFDNHINSYDHAHKQRLKELKQREFARNVASKSWKDEKKQEKALKRLHQLAELRKQSEWQDRKDSGGRRVSFLNSSSTGVAAMANPLASRGDPIFKTLRKAVEKHPQDGVVTHKDYRSTAGTKCTVACEVENLTLGSSGKHQELLQSKDSSHTESCTSPGDQFSPPSSEGSSGSPRAGVSFCFAKKASLKLESAASVFHENTEETNDCSKSYHYKAKQFMESFNSLASDETDTDEGKSVSVPQGQTDSTSTITQILRESEKDAKVPEITDSLQISNSSELLVSDTGLASSSKEIEKAKEFNEIGISPEARVSYQCQANNLYPQEKSCEGSDNGLIEHLTEFSLQKSVEDGHASALNCDLGVAETEKSLETSEIVVTSVEPDMNNSLITNITPKALSFLHVLSKDGSTSLQWPTELLLFTKTQPTISYGCNPLYFDFKLFKNTKTTTNDEANTDSNGEYLKNKIMVENEDSALISDTDTSIEKDDESLKPKKTKCSLDKLSPKNFESNTNNKEAKESGLNNSKYLNKNESNVSMYLDISQKALVAHNSSHSSKQKGCSKRHLDDCEKTVLSGINDKNSFSSLDCKAKKPKQSHLGLVSSEDKYDTQEYCKSSLKQYEYSNDINDCENEPCGCFGDKSNSHSRYLGCESDGSSLQNWRHLSSLKMYSGWHSTYLDTSNGSATSSYANTCSDRRSSDHKSRHHMPFFCERTHKSMEGCRNRKHNSTLSSDDNKEDQMFNTSSQRARKSKEKDVIITRKHKASKKNSRQSHPHHKCKSKQHRNSHPYYNNKYSDGRGRHFSEKSHLRQASSCERSGYRRSRCNSSGSFQNSKVYSLHKSNRESNIGADNYDGTVRKEDPLHSNIPNSAFYSRNYENRLSVNSLGKIAVDENKSSTVKLLSKRMQSKKEETANTHEGFSENCRMQMKNYSQNYFTVKLPPSVSDTTILPVHEKVPVVNEDGMDNDEASTTVNGVIKNRVGESQKYELTVTTHTDYDSCLFKDIIRIGTGCHYVSTEIQTAVEGQSNPLISQMQPFIQNCDPVPDDFPGAFQSKSYSTATDSTDTKEEQIRLHEENIRSSPREGNPHLCYDRTMQNYIGIDHELQDCNKSVSPLATHPITFSPDEIDKYRLLQRQAQQHMQKEFFSKHLKVLPTTGSAAFSTTAASALQPVPIQQHASITTIRHALLQHYACSASVHHHNSHLPLTHIYPHSHSHFMPISLSPLTPTIIPTHPTFLSGHPIHLLSTAAIHPSQLTLQSLPQTALIPTLIAPHLSTGASASIYFHPLFHPILHGQGFHHHHFGFGHPHL